Proteins co-encoded in one Cupriavidus taiwanensis genomic window:
- a CDS encoding DsbA family oxidoreductase: protein MPQPLKIDFVSDIACPWCAIGLASLQLALQRVGDAVGAEIVVHPFELNPGMRPEGEAIVDYIGRKYGRTPAQIAETQAMIRERGAAVGFAFGQRTRVYNTFDAHRLLHWAGLEGKQLPLKQALLRAYHADGKDPSNHDVLAEAAQAVGLDAATARKVLAGDDYADVVRAEVQEYQRMGINSVPSIIFNNRYLVTGGQPVEAFEQAIREIVAEAQQAGNR, encoded by the coding sequence ATGCCACAGCCCCTCAAAATCGACTTCGTCTCCGATATCGCCTGTCCCTGGTGCGCGATCGGCCTTGCCTCGCTGCAGCTGGCGCTGCAGCGCGTGGGCGATGCCGTCGGCGCGGAGATCGTCGTGCATCCGTTCGAGCTGAACCCCGGCATGCGACCCGAAGGCGAAGCCATCGTCGACTACATCGGCCGGAAGTATGGGCGCACGCCGGCGCAGATTGCCGAGACCCAGGCAATGATCCGCGAGCGCGGCGCCGCCGTGGGCTTTGCCTTTGGTCAGCGCACCCGTGTCTACAACACCTTCGACGCCCACCGCCTGCTGCACTGGGCCGGGCTGGAAGGCAAGCAGCTGCCGCTGAAGCAGGCGCTGCTGCGCGCCTACCATGCCGACGGCAAGGACCCGAGCAACCATGACGTGCTGGCCGAAGCCGCACAGGCCGTCGGCCTGGATGCCGCAACGGCGCGCAAGGTGCTGGCGGGCGATGACTATGCCGATGTGGTGCGCGCGGAAGTCCAGGAATACCAGCGCATGGGCATCAACTCGGTGCCGTCCATCATCTTCAACAACCGCTACCTGGTGACCGGCGGGCAGCCGGTGGAGGCGTTCGAGCAGGCCATCCGCGAAATCGTTGCCGAGGCGCAGCAGGCGGGCAATCGTTGA
- a CDS encoding LysR family transcriptional regulator, producing MTDSASSLRRLDLNLLVTLDVLLSEHNVTRAAERLHLSQPSVSVHLARLRDHFGDPLLLPGPRGMRPTARADALRQPLREALGALAQAVSADTPFDPATSTHTWRVAATDYGESTIVLPALQGLRKAAPGARLAVVEMVPTRIARQAERAELDLAFHTTDGSPPALHRRALFTERYVLVGRAGNPRLKRRPTLAQFCALEHVIVSPDGGGFHGVTDEALARAGMQRRVVLSVPHFLFVTAALASTDLVAMLPERLVRGAPALRAVAAPVEVPGYEMSMLWPERVHRDPAHRWLREHIATSV from the coding sequence ATGACTGATTCCGCGTCCAGCCTGAGGCGGCTCGACCTGAACCTGCTGGTGACGCTCGACGTGCTGCTGTCCGAGCACAACGTAACCCGCGCGGCCGAGCGGCTGCATCTGTCCCAGCCCTCGGTCAGCGTCCACCTGGCCCGGCTGCGCGACCACTTCGGCGATCCGCTGTTGCTGCCGGGGCCGCGCGGCATGCGGCCCACCGCCAGGGCCGACGCGCTGCGCCAACCGCTGCGCGAAGCACTCGGCGCACTGGCGCAGGCGGTTTCCGCCGACACACCGTTCGACCCCGCCACGTCGACCCATACCTGGCGCGTGGCCGCAACCGACTATGGCGAATCGACCATCGTGCTGCCGGCGTTGCAAGGGCTGCGCAAGGCGGCGCCGGGCGCGCGGCTGGCGGTGGTGGAGATGGTGCCGACGCGCATCGCCCGGCAGGCCGAGCGCGCCGAGCTGGACCTGGCCTTCCACACCACCGACGGCTCGCCGCCGGCGCTGCACCGGCGCGCGCTGTTCACCGAGCGCTATGTGCTGGTGGGCCGCGCCGGCAATCCGCGGCTGAAGCGGCGGCCCACGCTGGCGCAATTCTGCGCGCTCGAGCACGTGATCGTGTCGCCGGACGGCGGCGGCTTCCACGGTGTCACCGACGAAGCGCTGGCCCGGGCCGGGATGCAGCGGCGCGTGGTGCTGTCGGTGCCGCATTTCCTGTTTGTCACGGCCGCGCTCGCCAGCACCGACCTGGTGGCGATGCTGCCCGAACGGCTGGTGCGCGGCGCTCCGGCATTGCGCGCGGTGGCAGCGCCGGTCGAAGTGCCTGGCTACGAGATGTCGATGCTGTGGCCCGAGCGCGTGCACCGGGATCCGGCGCACCGCTGGCTGCGTGAGCACATCGCCACATCGGTGTAA
- the ytfE gene encoding iron-sulfur cluster repair protein YtfE translates to MTLQDHSLGQLARQIPGATRIFHDHGLDFCCGGKQTLRDAAQQKGLDAAAVAAIAAQLRALQAEADPSAQDWNTATPAALIEHILVRFHARHREQLPELIRLARRVEQVHGDRPECPLGLADHLSEMLGELESHMQKEEQVLFPMLLRGLHAAASRPITVMRAEHDDHGVALQRLAELTHDITLPRAACNTWRALYLGLRTLREDLMEHIHLENNVLFEGAAATASATAQASGCGCSAHA, encoded by the coding sequence ATGACGTTGCAAGACCATTCGCTGGGCCAGCTGGCCCGCCAGATTCCCGGTGCCACCCGCATCTTCCACGACCACGGGCTGGACTTCTGCTGCGGCGGCAAGCAGACCCTGCGCGACGCCGCGCAGCAGAAGGGGCTCGATGCCGCCGCCGTGGCCGCCATCGCCGCGCAGCTGCGCGCGCTGCAGGCCGAGGCCGATCCGTCGGCGCAGGACTGGAACACGGCCACCCCCGCGGCGCTGATCGAGCATATCCTGGTGCGCTTCCATGCCCGCCATCGCGAACAGTTGCCCGAGCTGATCCGCCTGGCGCGGCGGGTCGAGCAGGTCCACGGCGACCGGCCGGAGTGCCCGCTGGGGCTGGCCGACCACCTGAGCGAGATGCTGGGCGAGCTGGAATCGCATATGCAGAAGGAAGAGCAGGTGTTGTTCCCGATGCTGCTGCGCGGCCTGCATGCCGCCGCGAGCCGCCCGATCACGGTGATGCGCGCCGAGCATGACGACCACGGCGTGGCCCTGCAGCGGCTGGCCGAACTGACCCACGACATCACGCTGCCGCGCGCCGCCTGCAATACCTGGCGCGCGCTCTACCTGGGCCTGCGCACGCTGCGCGAAGACCTGATGGAACACATCCACCTGGAAAACAACGTGCTGTTCGAAGGCGCGGCGGCCACCGCTTCCGCCACCGCGCAGGCCAGCGGCTGCGGCTGCTCGGCACACGCCTGA
- a CDS encoding c-type cytochrome, whose product MRRIAATLLALTVFTAIPATATAAAAAADLQAGKALFATRCASCHHVGRNARAGFGPQLNGIFGRAAGSTPDFQYSEAMRASKVVWSHDTLRAFVRSPGKVVPGTKMRFWGLGDDQQITDLLAYLETFK is encoded by the coding sequence ATGCGCCGTATCGCCGCCACCCTGCTGGCACTGACCGTTTTCACCGCCATTCCCGCCACTGCCACCGCCGCCGCCGCCGCCGCTGATCTCCAGGCCGGCAAGGCCTTGTTTGCGACGCGTTGCGCCTCGTGCCACCACGTCGGGCGCAATGCGCGCGCGGGCTTTGGTCCGCAACTGAACGGTATCTTCGGCCGCGCGGCTGGCAGCACGCCGGATTTCCAGTATTCGGAGGCGATGCGCGCGTCGAAGGTGGTGTGGTCGCATGACACGCTGCGCGCCTTCGTCCGGTCGCCCGGCAAGGTAGTGCCGGGCACGAAGATGAGGTTCTGGGGGCTGGGCGACGATCAGCAGATCACCGACCTGCTGGCGTACCTCGAGACCTTCAAGTAA
- the soxR gene encoding redox-sensitive transcriptional activator SoxR: protein MASKQPPATPRRRRPAPAQELLSVGEVAARTGIAVSALHFYEARGLIASTRSGGNQRRYARAVLRRLAVIRVAQRMGLPLAVIADAMRKLPDGRAPTVADWRRLSASWRDDLDERIRTLTQLRDQLDGCIGCGCLSLKACPLRNPHDALAGEGPGPHFAE, encoded by the coding sequence ATGGCTTCCAAGCAACCGCCCGCCACCCCGCGCCGACGCCGCCCCGCGCCTGCGCAAGAACTGCTCTCCGTCGGTGAAGTCGCGGCACGCACCGGGATTGCGGTGTCCGCCCTGCATTTCTATGAAGCCCGCGGCCTGATCGCCAGCACCCGCAGCGGCGGCAACCAGCGCCGCTATGCGCGCGCCGTGCTGCGGCGGCTGGCGGTGATTCGCGTGGCGCAGCGCATGGGGCTGCCGCTGGCGGTGATCGCCGACGCCATGCGCAAGCTGCCCGATGGCCGCGCGCCGACCGTGGCGGACTGGCGCAGGCTCTCCGCCAGCTGGCGCGACGACCTCGACGAACGGATCCGCACGCTGACGCAATTGCGCGACCAGCTGGACGGGTGCATCGGCTGCGGCTGCCTGTCGCTCAAGGCGTGTCCGTTACGCAATCCGCATGACGCGCTGGCCGGGGAAGGGCCGGGGCCGCATTTCGCGGAGTGA
- a CDS encoding nitric-oxide reductase large subunit, producing the protein MGPYRKLWFLLIAVLAVTFSLLGYYGVEVYRQAPPIPAKVVTAEGRTLFSGDDILDGQTAWQSVGGMQLGSIWGHGAYQAPDWTADWLHRELTAWLELAARDGYGRAFAQLDAPAQAALREQLRTEYRGNAADAASNVLTVSKRRAQAIAVTAAYYDQLFSDAPALHTTREHFAMKENTLPSAERRQQLTHFFFWTAWAASTARPGHEATYTNNWPHEPLIGNQPTSENVVWSVISVVVLLAGVGFLVWAWAFLRGKEEAPPQAPARDPLLSVALTPSQRALGKYLFLVVALFVFQVFLGGFTAHYTVEGQKFYGVDVSQWFPYALVRTWHIQSALFWIATGFLAAGLFLAPLINGGKDPKFQRLGVDVLFWALVVVVVGSFAGNYLAIAQKLPPHLNFWLGHQGYEYVDLGRLWQIGKFAGILIWLVLMMRGILPALRARGTDRNLLALLTSSVVAIGLFYGAGLAYGERTSLTVMEYWRWWVVHLWVEGFFEVFATTALAFIFSTLGLVSRPMATAASLASASLFMLGGIPGTFHHLYFAGTTTPVMAVGAAFSALEVVPLIVLGHEAWENWSLKRRAPWMADLKWPLMCFVAVAFWNMLGAGVFGFMINPPIALYYIQGQNTTPVHAHAALFGVYGFLALGFTLLVLRYVRPAYRLSPALMKTAFWGLNIGLVLMIGTSLLPIGIIQFLASVEHGTWYSRSEAFMQQPILQTLRWVRTFGDVVFIVGAVSFAWQVVLGLANRTPLAADAVATGMKPAAR; encoded by the coding sequence ATGGGTCCCTACCGCAAACTCTGGTTCCTGCTGATCGCCGTGCTGGCGGTCACGTTCTCCCTGCTCGGCTACTACGGCGTCGAGGTGTACCGGCAGGCCCCGCCCATTCCGGCCAAGGTGGTCACGGCCGAAGGCCGCACGCTGTTCAGCGGCGACGACATCCTCGACGGCCAGACCGCATGGCAGTCGGTCGGCGGCATGCAACTCGGCTCGATCTGGGGCCATGGCGCCTACCAGGCGCCGGACTGGACCGCCGACTGGCTGCACCGCGAACTGACCGCGTGGCTGGAGTTGGCCGCGCGTGACGGCTACGGCCGCGCCTTTGCGCAGCTCGACGCGCCGGCGCAGGCCGCCTTGCGCGAGCAGTTGCGCACCGAGTACCGCGGCAATGCCGCCGATGCGGCCAGCAACGTGCTGACCGTGTCGAAGCGCCGCGCGCAGGCCATCGCCGTGACCGCCGCCTACTACGACCAGCTCTTTTCCGACGCGCCGGCGCTGCACACCACGCGCGAGCATTTCGCGATGAAGGAGAACACGCTGCCGAGCGCCGAGCGCCGCCAGCAGCTGACGCATTTCTTCTTCTGGACCGCGTGGGCCGCGTCGACCGCGCGCCCGGGCCATGAGGCCACCTACACCAACAACTGGCCGCACGAGCCGCTGATCGGCAACCAGCCCACCAGCGAAAACGTGGTGTGGTCGGTGATCAGCGTGGTGGTGCTGCTGGCCGGCGTCGGCTTCCTGGTGTGGGCGTGGGCCTTCCTGCGCGGCAAGGAAGAAGCGCCGCCGCAGGCGCCGGCACGCGACCCGCTGCTGTCGGTGGCGCTGACGCCGTCGCAGCGCGCGCTCGGCAAGTACCTGTTCCTGGTGGTGGCGCTGTTCGTGTTCCAGGTGTTCCTGGGCGGCTTCACCGCGCACTACACCGTCGAAGGCCAGAAGTTCTACGGCGTCGACGTGTCGCAGTGGTTCCCGTACGCGCTGGTGCGCACCTGGCATATCCAGAGCGCGCTGTTCTGGATCGCCACCGGCTTCCTCGCCGCGGGCCTGTTCCTGGCGCCGCTGATCAACGGCGGCAAGGATCCGAAGTTCCAGCGGCTGGGCGTCGATGTCCTGTTCTGGGCGCTGGTGGTGGTGGTGGTGGGCTCGTTCGCCGGCAACTACCTGGCGATCGCGCAGAAGCTGCCGCCGCACCTGAACTTCTGGCTGGGCCACCAGGGCTATGAATACGTCGACCTGGGCCGGCTGTGGCAGATCGGCAAGTTCGCCGGCATCCTGATCTGGCTGGTGCTGATGATGCGCGGCATCCTGCCGGCGCTGCGCGCGCGCGGCACCGACCGCAACCTGCTGGCGCTGCTGACCTCGTCGGTGGTGGCGATCGGCCTGTTCTATGGCGCCGGCCTGGCCTACGGCGAACGCACCAGCCTGACAGTGATGGAGTACTGGCGCTGGTGGGTGGTGCACCTGTGGGTGGAGGGCTTCTTCGAGGTCTTCGCCACCACGGCGCTGGCCTTCATCTTCTCCACCCTCGGCCTGGTGTCGCGCCCGATGGCCACCGCCGCCAGCCTGGCCTCGGCCTCGCTGTTCATGCTGGGCGGGATTCCCGGCACCTTCCACCACCTGTACTTTGCCGGCACCACCACGCCGGTGATGGCGGTGGGCGCCGCCTTCAGCGCGCTGGAAGTGGTGCCGCTGATCGTGCTGGGCCACGAGGCCTGGGAGAACTGGAGCCTGAAGCGGCGCGCGCCGTGGATGGCCGACCTGAAGTGGCCGCTGATGTGCTTTGTCGCGGTGGCGTTCTGGAACATGCTGGGCGCGGGGGTGTTCGGCTTCATGATCAATCCGCCGATCGCGCTGTACTACATCCAGGGCCAGAACACCACGCCGGTCCATGCCCATGCCGCGCTGTTCGGCGTCTACGGCTTCCTGGCGCTGGGCTTCACGCTGCTGGTGCTGCGCTACGTGCGGCCGGCCTACCGGCTCAGCCCGGCGCTGATGAAGACCGCATTCTGGGGCCTGAACATCGGCCTGGTGCTGATGATCGGCACCAGCCTGCTGCCGATCGGCATCATCCAGTTCCTGGCCAGCGTCGAGCACGGCACGTGGTATTCGCGCAGCGAGGCCTTCATGCAGCAGCCGATCCTGCAGACGTTGCGCTGGGTGCGCACCTTCGGCGATGTGGTGTTTATCGTCGGCGCGGTGTCGTTCGCGTGGCAGGTGGTGCTGGGCCTGGCGAATCGCACGCCGCTGGCGGCTGATGCCGTGGCGACGGGGATGAAGCCGGCGGCACGCTGA
- the norR gene encoding nitric oxide reductase transcriptional regulator NorR gives MHPDLLADLVIDLPHAVRLQRLVSALRTHFRCGAVALLRLEEDHLRPVAVDGLVRDALGRRFAVGLHPRLAAILARRGVTCFHHDSMLPDPYDGLIDEHVGEPLPVHDCMGTRLEVDGQPWGVLTLDALAVGTFDGAAQAELQRLTVIVEAAIRTTRLEGEIRALQLARGTPESEEGAAPHDIGAEIIGQSEAIANLLHELEVVADTDLPVLLLGETGVGKELFAHRLHRQSRRRAQPLVHVNCAALPESLAESELFGHARGAFSGATGERPGRFEAADGGTLFLDEVGELPLAIQAKLLRTLQNGEIQRLGSDRPRRVNVRVIAATNRNLREHVRDGSFRADLYHRLSVYPIPIPPLRERGNDVLLLAGRFLELNRARLGLRSLRLSGGAQDALRHYRWPGNVRELEHVISRAALRAVSRGAGRNDIVTLEPELLDLDGLELPPATRPGSGAASPPATPALPAAATLRDAVEHTQRACIAHALREQGGNWAQAARQLGIDASNLHKLARRLGCK, from the coding sequence ATGCATCCCGACCTGCTGGCCGACCTGGTCATCGATTTGCCGCATGCGGTGCGCCTGCAGCGGCTGGTCAGCGCGTTGCGCACGCATTTCCGCTGCGGCGCGGTGGCGCTGCTGCGGCTGGAGGAAGACCACCTGCGCCCGGTGGCGGTCGACGGCCTGGTGCGCGATGCGCTGGGCCGGCGCTTCGCGGTGGGCCTGCACCCGCGCCTGGCCGCGATCCTGGCGCGCCGCGGCGTGACCTGCTTCCATCACGACAGCATGCTGCCCGACCCCTACGACGGCCTGATCGACGAGCATGTGGGCGAGCCGCTGCCGGTGCATGACTGCATGGGCACCCGGCTGGAAGTGGACGGCCAGCCGTGGGGCGTGCTGACGCTGGACGCGCTCGCGGTCGGCACCTTCGACGGCGCCGCCCAGGCCGAACTGCAGCGCCTGACGGTGATCGTCGAAGCCGCCATCCGCACCACCCGGCTCGAGGGCGAGATCCGCGCGCTGCAGCTTGCGCGCGGCACCCCCGAGTCCGAGGAAGGCGCGGCCCCGCACGACATCGGCGCCGAGATCATCGGCCAGAGCGAGGCCATCGCCAACCTGCTGCATGAGCTGGAAGTGGTGGCCGACACCGACCTGCCGGTGCTGCTGCTGGGCGAGACCGGCGTGGGCAAGGAGTTGTTCGCGCACCGCCTGCATCGCCAGTCGCGCCGGCGCGCGCAGCCACTGGTGCACGTCAACTGCGCCGCGCTGCCGGAATCGCTGGCCGAGAGCGAGTTGTTCGGCCACGCGCGCGGCGCCTTTTCCGGCGCCACCGGCGAGCGCCCGGGGCGCTTCGAGGCCGCCGACGGCGGCACCCTGTTTCTCGACGAGGTGGGCGAGCTGCCGCTGGCGATCCAGGCCAAGCTGCTGCGCACGCTGCAGAACGGCGAGATCCAGCGGCTGGGCTCGGACCGCCCGCGCCGCGTCAACGTGCGCGTGATCGCCGCCACCAACCGCAACCTGCGCGAGCATGTGCGCGATGGCTCGTTCCGCGCCGACCTGTACCACCGCCTGTCGGTCTACCCGATCCCGATCCCGCCGCTGCGCGAGCGCGGCAACGACGTGCTGCTGCTCGCCGGGCGCTTCCTCGAGCTGAACCGCGCCCGCCTGGGGCTGCGCAGCCTGCGGCTCTCGGGCGGCGCGCAGGACGCGCTGCGCCACTACCGCTGGCCCGGCAACGTGCGCGAGCTGGAGCACGTGATCAGCCGCGCCGCGCTGCGCGCGGTCAGCCGCGGCGCGGGTCGCAATGACATCGTGACGCTGGAGCCGGAACTGCTCGACCTCGACGGCCTGGAATTGCCGCCGGCCACCCGCCCCGGCAGCGGCGCGGCCAGCCCGCCCGCCACGCCGGCGCTGCCCGCGGCGGCAACGCTGCGCGACGCCGTCGAGCACACCCAGCGGGCCTGCATCGCGCACGCCCTGCGCGAGCAAGGCGGCAACTGGGCGCAGGCGGCGCGCCAGCTCGGCATCGACGCCAGCAACCTGCACAAGCTGGCCAGGCGGCTGGGTTGCAAGTGA
- a CDS encoding RidA family protein, translating into MTTFPFSPFAPSSLRSPALPAFPAAPLAPAVPFARLNDSLSLLNPEGLYDPRPNGYSHVALVEGPVRIVYVSGQGGEDAAGCLPLDFPRQVARAMHNLRIALQAAGADVGDVAKLTVLVVDHSHDRLRTFGAALREMWGDRPTPACTLIPVPRLALDNMLFEIEATAVLPA; encoded by the coding sequence ATGACAACGTTTCCTTTCTCGCCCTTCGCGCCTTCGTCGCTGCGCTCGCCCGCGCTGCCTGCTTTTCCTGCAGCGCCCCTTGCGCCCGCGGTGCCCTTCGCCCGTCTTAATGACTCGCTGAGCCTGCTCAACCCCGAGGGCCTGTATGACCCGCGGCCCAACGGCTATTCGCACGTGGCCCTGGTCGAAGGCCCGGTCCGCATCGTCTATGTCTCGGGGCAGGGCGGCGAGGACGCGGCAGGCTGCCTGCCGCTCGATTTTCCGCGCCAGGTGGCGCGCGCCATGCACAACCTGCGCATTGCGCTGCAGGCGGCCGGCGCCGACGTCGGCGACGTGGCCAAGCTCACGGTGCTGGTGGTGGACCATTCGCACGACCGCCTGCGCACCTTCGGCGCGGCGCTGCGCGAGATGTGGGGCGACCGGCCGACGCCGGCGTGCACGCTGATCCCGGTGCCGCGGCTGGCCCTGGACAACATGCTGTTCGAGATCGAGGCGACAGCGGTGTTGCCGGCCTGA
- a CDS encoding polyhydroxyalkanoate granule-associated phasin, translating to MMTATQIFWPPVFWPFPAVYAGVPQLEAMQADLAGAWRRMAELNLDFARTLFENIQFDAMGTMMEPDPEARYAREIASELPLLGAPLQYASTMLELYARAQQKWIDGWGHLLTRGMGFDWPGLQQDVVDIPFWLVRETPRQA from the coding sequence ATGATGACTGCAACGCAAATCTTCTGGCCGCCGGTGTTCTGGCCATTTCCCGCCGTCTACGCCGGCGTGCCGCAGCTGGAGGCCATGCAGGCCGACCTGGCCGGCGCCTGGCGCCGCATGGCCGAACTCAACCTGGACTTCGCCCGCACCCTGTTCGAGAACATCCAGTTCGACGCCATGGGCACGATGATGGAGCCGGACCCCGAAGCCCGCTACGCGCGCGAGATCGCCAGCGAGCTACCGCTGCTCGGCGCCCCGCTGCAATACGCTTCGACCATGCTGGAGCTGTATGCGCGCGCCCAGCAGAAATGGATCGACGGCTGGGGCCATCTGCTGACGCGCGGCATGGGCTTCGACTGGCCGGGCCTGCAGCAGGACGTCGTCGATATTCCCTTCTGGCTGGTGCGGGAAACCCCGAGACAGGCCTGA
- a CDS encoding nuclear transport factor 2 family protein, whose product MTYPETGLTSRHVAALAPIEDYLQGHITGKAEFMYQAFAADARIVSFRDGKLHALTVEEFATARCPGHPAADEAQRKRFITQFDVVGNAGVAKVVLEYPGVTFTDYMTLLEIDGVWKIVNKTFSAAAR is encoded by the coding sequence ATGACGTATCCGGAAACGGGCCTGACGTCCCGCCACGTGGCCGCGCTCGCGCCGATCGAGGATTACCTGCAGGGCCATATCACCGGCAAGGCCGAATTCATGTACCAGGCCTTCGCCGCCGACGCGCGCATCGTCTCGTTCCGCGACGGCAAGCTGCATGCGCTGACGGTCGAGGAATTCGCCACCGCGCGCTGCCCCGGCCATCCGGCCGCGGATGAAGCGCAGCGCAAGCGCTTCATCACGCAGTTCGACGTGGTCGGCAATGCCGGGGTGGCCAAGGTGGTGCTGGAATACCCGGGCGTGACCTTCACCGACTACATGACGCTGCTCGAGATCGACGGCGTCTGGAAGATCGTCAACAAGACCTTCAGCGCCGCGGCGCGCTGA